Proteins co-encoded in one Halostella limicola genomic window:
- a CDS encoding polysaccharide deacetylase family protein gives MATASTEGRTDATERRSIVNGFDFTYDAYERLLKAGLSNGYDFLTVREYLDRAELPDRFLVLRHDVDRKPENALDLARIESALGVPSTYYFRTIDKTYRPDLIRAVESLGHEVGYHYEDMDRADGDRDAAHESFARNLAKVREVADVDTVCMHGNPLTAHDNRDMWDGERGFEAYDLLGEAYLSMDFTDVTYFSDTGRTWRDGSLKVKDHPVGESEKHVQVETTRELAELLYAREVSRACVLVHPNRWAGSAGELISEWTKDQAINAVKRGMNVL, from the coding sequence ATGGCTACCGCTTCCACCGAGGGCCGGACCGATGCGACCGAGCGCCGGTCGATCGTGAACGGGTTCGACTTCACGTACGACGCGTACGAGCGCCTGCTGAAGGCGGGGCTGAGCAACGGCTACGACTTCCTCACGGTTCGGGAGTACCTCGACCGAGCGGAACTCCCGGACCGATTTCTGGTCCTCCGCCACGACGTCGACCGGAAGCCGGAGAACGCGCTCGACCTCGCCCGGATCGAGTCGGCGCTCGGCGTGCCCAGTACGTACTACTTCCGGACGATCGACAAGACGTACCGACCGGACCTGATCCGGGCCGTCGAGTCGCTCGGTCACGAGGTCGGCTACCACTACGAGGACATGGACCGGGCCGACGGCGACCGGGACGCCGCCCACGAGTCGTTCGCCCGCAACCTGGCGAAGGTCCGCGAGGTGGCCGACGTCGACACCGTCTGCATGCACGGCAACCCCCTCACCGCCCACGACAACCGGGACATGTGGGACGGGGAGCGCGGGTTCGAGGCCTACGACCTGCTCGGGGAGGCGTACCTCTCGATGGACTTCACCGACGTGACGTACTTCTCGGACACCGGGCGGACGTGGCGCGACGGGTCGTTGAAGGTCAAGGACCACCCCGTCGGCGAGAGCGAGAAGCACGTGCAGGTGGAGACGACCCGGGAGCTCGCGGAACTGCTCTACGCGAGGGAGGTGTCGCGCGCCTGCGTCCTCGTCCATCCGAATCGGTGGGCGGGGTCGGCGGGCGAACTGATCAGCGAGTGGACGAAAGACCAGGCGATCAACGCGGTCAAACGGGGGATGAACGTACTATGA
- a CDS encoding alkaline phosphatase family protein yields the protein MTVITIGLDGANWEMIDEWLDDGELPNLRRLVDEGVGGVSESYLPPLTVPNWKCYATGKNPGRFDVFRFDRIDTRSRDHVFHDSTDFKSPELWDYLNDEGHTAGVINKPSTYPPKSIDGFVVAGGPDASETEYRSLKEGYTDPPAIEEFLREELDYEIHPSPMISPSEKGPEEIEAVLDLVDKRFEAAEQLLDRESPDFLHLTIFYNMALQHYFWRDEPVLRTWKRIDRNVGRFLDEGHDIVVMSDHGTAHVDTVFYINTWLAQNGYLKTERSVDEVLRNVGLTRERALAVAKRLGIVEPLSRALPEQIQRIIPWEEGIKRDRVLSVIDWEETSAVASTQGPIYLTPTDGDEYERLRSELIDRLTGLSHPVTGEEIVKDVHRGEEYYEGEYADGAPDLLVEQTANVHTSDAIGPDSWYSEEGVWKGGNMPEGIFLMSGPSFQNGSRDRRARISDLAPTIIHLMGGAVPDDMDGDVLDVFAPGSDPAQRAVEYRSPLTEDRESSSGDGEEVKERLEDLGYLE from the coding sequence ATGACTGTCATCACGATCGGACTCGACGGGGCGAACTGGGAGATGATCGACGAGTGGCTGGACGACGGCGAACTGCCGAACCTGCGCCGCCTCGTCGACGAGGGCGTGGGCGGCGTCTCCGAGAGCTACCTGCCACCGCTGACGGTGCCGAACTGGAAGTGCTACGCGACCGGGAAGAACCCCGGCCGGTTCGACGTGTTTCGGTTCGACCGGATCGACACCCGGTCCCGCGACCACGTGTTCCACGACTCGACGGACTTCAAGAGCCCGGAACTGTGGGACTACCTCAACGACGAGGGCCACACCGCCGGCGTGATCAACAAACCGTCGACGTACCCGCCGAAGTCCATCGACGGCTTCGTGGTCGCCGGCGGACCGGACGCCTCCGAGACGGAGTACCGGTCGCTCAAGGAGGGGTACACCGATCCGCCGGCGATAGAGGAGTTCCTCCGAGAGGAACTCGACTACGAGATCCACCCATCGCCGATGATCTCGCCGTCGGAGAAGGGACCGGAGGAGATCGAGGCCGTCCTCGATCTGGTCGACAAGCGGTTCGAGGCGGCGGAGCAGTTGCTCGACCGTGAGTCGCCCGACTTCCTCCACCTTACGATCTTCTACAACATGGCCCTCCAGCACTACTTCTGGCGCGACGAACCCGTCCTGCGCACCTGGAAGCGGATCGACCGCAACGTCGGGCGGTTCCTCGACGAGGGACACGACATCGTGGTGATGTCGGACCACGGCACCGCCCACGTCGACACCGTGTTCTATATCAACACGTGGCTGGCTCAGAACGGCTACCTGAAGACGGAACGCAGCGTGGACGAGGTCCTCCGGAACGTCGGACTCACGCGCGAACGCGCGCTCGCGGTCGCGAAGCGCCTCGGGATCGTCGAACCGCTGAGCCGCGCGCTCCCCGAGCAGATCCAGCGCATCATCCCCTGGGAGGAGGGGATCAAGCGCGACCGAGTGCTGTCGGTCATCGACTGGGAGGAGACGTCGGCCGTCGCGAGCACGCAGGGCCCGATCTACCTCACGCCGACCGACGGCGACGAGTACGAGCGCCTCCGTTCGGAACTGATCGACCGACTGACCGGCCTCTCGCACCCGGTGACCGGCGAGGAGATAGTCAAGGACGTCCACCGCGGCGAGGAGTACTACGAGGGCGAGTACGCCGACGGCGCCCCGGACCTGCTCGTCGAGCAGACGGCGAACGTCCACACGAGCGACGCCATCGGCCCGGACTCCTGGTACAGCGAGGAGGGCGTCTGGAAGGGCGGCAACATGCCGGAGGGGATCTTCCTGATGTCCGGCCCCAGCTTTCAGAACGGGTCGCGCGACCGGCGGGCGAGGATCTCGGACCTCGCGCCGACGATCATCCACCTGATGGGCGGCGCCGTCCCCGACGACATGGACGGCGACGTGCTCGACGTCTTCGCACCGGGGTCCGACCCGGCACAGCGGGCGGTCGAGTACCGGTCCCCGCTCACGGAGGACCGCGAGTCGTCGTCCGGTGACGGCGAAGAGGTGAAGGAGCGACTGGAGGACCTCGGCTACCTGGAATGA
- a CDS encoding DUF354 domain-containing protein encodes MRVLFDVSHPAHVHLFRHAVQALERAGHETLVTSRKKDLTTQLLDAYGIEHVPLSAKGDSKLSLVTEWTGRELRMLRAVWSFDPDVVVSRLNPPAAHASFALNRPSVVFDDSEAARGAARITHPFTDVICTPTNYDRDLGPKQVRYDGFHELAYLHPNRFDPDPELLARHGVDADDRYAVVRFVSWGAHHDVGQQGLSDEAKRELIDRLSERGDVYITSESSLPPDLERYRLPVPPEAIHDLLYHADLYVGDSQTMAAEAGILGTPAIRSNSFVAGDDMSNFVELERTYELLESIGDERTAVERATELFADPESTETWRRKRDRLLEEKIDVTSFMLDVVRRTARAN; translated from the coding sequence ATGAGGGTCCTGTTCGACGTCAGTCATCCGGCGCACGTTCACCTGTTCAGACACGCGGTGCAGGCGCTGGAGCGCGCCGGTCACGAGACCCTCGTCACGTCCCGGAAGAAGGACCTGACGACGCAGTTGCTCGACGCGTACGGGATCGAACACGTACCGCTGTCGGCGAAGGGCGACTCGAAGCTCTCGCTCGTCACGGAGTGGACGGGCAGGGAGCTCCGGATGCTCCGCGCCGTCTGGTCGTTCGATCCCGACGTGGTGGTGAGCCGGCTGAACCCCCCCGCGGCGCACGCCTCGTTCGCGCTGAACCGCCCGAGCGTCGTCTTCGACGACAGCGAGGCCGCACGGGGTGCGGCGCGGATCACGCATCCGTTCACCGACGTCATCTGCACGCCGACGAACTACGACCGCGACCTCGGGCCGAAGCAGGTCCGGTACGACGGCTTTCACGAGCTCGCGTACCTCCATCCGAACCGCTTCGACCCCGACCCGGAACTGCTCGCGCGCCACGGCGTCGACGCCGACGACAGGTACGCCGTCGTCCGGTTCGTCTCCTGGGGCGCGCACCACGACGTCGGCCAGCAGGGGCTCTCCGACGAGGCCAAGCGGGAACTGATCGACCGTCTGTCCGAGCGGGGGGACGTGTACATCACCAGCGAATCGTCGCTCCCGCCGGACCTCGAACGGTACCGGCTGCCGGTGCCGCCGGAGGCCATCCACGACCTCCTCTATCACGCCGACCTCTACGTCGGTGACTCACAGACGATGGCGGCGGAGGCCGGGATTCTCGGCACGCCCGCGATCCGGTCGAACTCGTTCGTGGCCGGCGACGACATGAGCAACTTCGTCGAACTCGAGCGGACGTACGAACTGCTGGAGTCGATCGGCGACGAGCGGACCGCCGTCGAGCGCGCCACGGAGCTGTTCGCCGACCCGGAGTCGACCGAGACGTGGCGGCGGAAACGCGACCGCCTCCTCGAGGAGAAGATCGACGTCACGTCGTTCATGCTCGACGTGGTCCGACGGACGGCCCGGGCGAACTGA
- a CDS encoding glycosyltransferase family 2 protein produces the protein MYEGNTVGVVIPAYNEEEFIGDVLKSIPSYVDRIYAIDDASTDDTWDEIQQHAEWLNGEETVVASGETRAEETVVPIQHSENRGVGGAIKTGYMRAIEDRIDIAVVVAGDGQMDSRDIERIIQPIVRGKADYVKGNRLLSPQARGEMPAFRFVGNAILTLLTKIASGYWTIDDPQNGYTAISLRALETVDVEDMYEFYGYCNDLLVKLNANEMRVSDIPVRVRYKNETSHINYSSYIPRVSGMLLRNHLWRLKQRYIVNEFHPLVFLYALGTAFGASGVGIGLFSGDDEGESSGQSGPMALLYLLLAGICYTFAMIFDRQENEDLNVKFHDADLLERADELPHSQHAHEERP, from the coding sequence ATGTACGAAGGCAACACCGTCGGTGTCGTGATCCCGGCGTACAACGAGGAGGAGTTCATCGGAGACGTCCTCAAGTCCATTCCCTCATACGTCGACCGCATATACGCTATCGACGACGCCTCGACGGACGACACGTGGGACGAGATCCAGCAGCACGCCGAGTGGCTGAACGGCGAGGAGACGGTCGTCGCGAGCGGCGAAACACGCGCGGAAGAGACCGTCGTCCCCATCCAGCACAGCGAGAACCGGGGGGTCGGCGGGGCCATCAAAACCGGGTACATGCGGGCCATCGAGGACCGCATCGACATCGCCGTGGTCGTCGCGGGCGACGGCCAGATGGACTCGCGCGACATCGAGCGGATCATCCAGCCGATCGTCCGCGGTAAGGCGGACTACGTGAAGGGGAACCGGCTGCTGTCGCCGCAGGCCCGCGGGGAGATGCCCGCGTTCCGATTCGTCGGCAACGCCATCCTGACGCTGCTGACGAAGATCGCGTCCGGGTACTGGACGATCGACGACCCGCAAAACGGGTACACCGCCATCTCGCTGCGCGCGCTCGAGACGGTCGACGTCGAGGACATGTACGAGTTCTACGGCTACTGTAACGACCTCCTCGTCAAGCTGAACGCCAACGAGATGCGGGTGTCGGACATCCCGGTCAGGGTCCGGTACAAAAACGAGACGAGCCACATCAACTACTCCAGTTACATTCCCCGCGTCTCCGGGATGCTCCTGCGGAACCACCTGTGGCGCCTCAAACAGCGGTACATCGTCAACGAGTTCCACCCGCTCGTCTTCCTGTACGCGCTCGGAACGGCCTTCGGCGCGTCCGGGGTGGGGATCGGGCTGTTCTCCGGCGACGACGAGGGCGAGTCGTCGGGCCAGAGCGGGCCGATGGCCCTCCTCTACCTCCTGCTCGCCGGGATCTGCTACACGTTCGCTATGATCTTCGACCGACAGGAGAACGAGGACCTGAACGTCAAGTTCCACGACGCCGATCTGTTGGAGCGCGCCGACGAACTCCCGCACAGCCAGCACGCGCACGAAGAGCGGCCCTGA
- a CDS encoding HalX domain-containing protein — translation MDEGSGAPVVFVVDDDDQVRDLYETWLQGEYDVRTSDRGAEALEMIDHTADVVLLDRRMPDMPGDVVLDEIRERGLDCRVVMLTAVDPDVEIIEMAFDDYVTKPVSEDEIRRTVETMIARSNYGDLLQEYFAVASKRATLETELTAEELSESDEYDQLVDRAEALRTELDDLLSDLTRYDDFDLAFTDI, via the coding sequence ATGGACGAGGGTTCCGGGGCGCCTGTCGTTTTCGTCGTCGACGACGACGATCAGGTGCGCGACCTGTACGAGACGTGGTTGCAGGGGGAGTACGACGTCCGGACGTCCGACCGCGGTGCCGAAGCCCTGGAGATGATCGATCACACCGCCGACGTCGTGTTGCTCGACCGCCGGATGCCCGACATGCCGGGCGACGTCGTCCTCGACGAGATCCGGGAGCGGGGTCTCGACTGCCGAGTGGTCATGCTGACCGCCGTCGATCCCGACGTGGAGATCATCGAGATGGCCTTCGACGACTACGTGACGAAACCCGTTTCGGAGGACGAGATCCGGCGGACGGTGGAGACGATGATCGCCAGAAGCAACTACGGCGACCTGCTTCAGGAGTACTTCGCGGTCGCGTCGAAGCGGGCGACGCTGGAGACGGAACTCACCGCCGAGGAACTGTCCGAGAGCGACGAGTACGACCAACTGGTCGACCGCGCCGAGGCGCTCCGGACCGAGCTCGACGACCTGCTCTCGGACCTGACTCGGTACGACGACTTCGATCTGGCGTTTACCGACATCTGA
- a CDS encoding RAD55 family ATPase: protein MSKRLTTGVTAIDRNHGGGVPAGSIVVLLAAPDSQSEPLLHEFMEERPTAYITTLRTEAAVRDDLDRSLRTHDYTVQYAGIDTPIDNAARVVQQVDGRANVAVDTLNPLEETGERNRYVNFLNQFKTHLVNTGSVGLLHCTDLDRPPLREMTLTIADVVWKLDVSVKGNSVESFLQVTKFRGGDPADERIKLDLGEEVAVDTSRDIA from the coding sequence ATGTCGAAGCGGCTCACGACGGGCGTCACCGCGATCGACCGCAATCACGGCGGCGGCGTCCCCGCGGGCAGCATCGTCGTCCTGCTCGCCGCGCCAGATAGCCAGAGCGAGCCGCTGCTCCACGAGTTCATGGAGGAGCGCCCGACGGCCTACATCACGACGCTTCGCACGGAGGCCGCCGTCCGGGACGACCTCGACCGGAGCCTCCGAACGCACGACTACACCGTCCAGTACGCGGGGATCGACACGCCCATCGACAACGCCGCGCGGGTCGTCCAGCAGGTCGACGGCCGGGCGAACGTCGCGGTCGACACGCTGAACCCGCTTGAGGAGACGGGCGAGCGGAACCGCTACGTCAACTTCCTCAACCAGTTCAAGACCCACCTCGTCAACACCGGGAGCGTCGGGCTCCTGCACTGCACCGACCTCGACCGCCCGCCGCTCCGGGAGATGACGCTCACCATCGCCGACGTCGTCTGGAAGCTGGACGTCTCGGTGAAGGGCAACTCGGTCGAGAGCTTCCTGCAGGTGACGAAGTTCCGCGGCGGCGACCCCGCCGACGAGCGGATCAAGCTGGACCTCGGCGAGGAGGTCGCCGTGGACACGAGCCGCGACATCGCGTGA
- a CDS encoding glycoside hydrolase family 15 protein: protein MTEFESIESYGVVGNLDTCALVSRRGSIDWLPTPHVESPSAFARILDGDGGRFAVELPDEYESEQRYRDQTNVLETEFRTDEGSATVTDFMPTYEVEDGHGPRKAIYRRIECEGGSVELDVTFEPRLDYARADTAVERDGDRLRAITDGADGDGGSLVLWVENGADAFTVDPEGRRATATVGLDDGDDRWFVLGFDDCPVGTRETCERALDETVGYWRDWAHDCPESGCVFGGPWHDTVVRSGLALKLLTHHESGAIAAAPTTSLPEDIGGVRNWDYRYNWIRDAAFTVQALTNLGHEDEAREYFEWFLDICHVDDPDVIQPLYGLHGDTDLEERELPHLSGYRDSQPVRIGNEAAEQQQLDIYGELLLGIDEMARGGMEIDSDDWAAISEIVEFVADSWDEPDASIWEVRCDPQHFVFSKVMCWAAIDRGLAIADRAGFDAPTDRWESARGSIREAVLDRGVHEDGHFVRAFDEPDAVDASTLLIPFVGFLPFDDDRVRATIDVVEDRLGRGSGLVERYEGADGLPGEEGAFLLCSFWLVDALALSGDVEAAEERFEQLLDHANSLGLLAEEIHPESGDQRGNFPQGFSHIGLINSALYLGLVDGEESPGVEPVGTALGEGTAVPDR, encoded by the coding sequence ATGACCGAGTTCGAGTCGATCGAGAGCTACGGTGTCGTCGGCAACCTGGACACCTGTGCCCTCGTCAGTCGCAGGGGGTCGATAGACTGGCTGCCGACGCCGCACGTCGAATCCCCGAGCGCGTTCGCCAGGATACTCGACGGGGACGGCGGTCGGTTCGCCGTCGAACTGCCCGACGAGTACGAGTCCGAACAGCGCTACCGCGACCAGACGAACGTCCTCGAAACCGAGTTCCGGACGGACGAGGGGTCCGCAACGGTCACCGACTTCATGCCGACCTACGAGGTCGAGGACGGACACGGCCCTCGGAAGGCGATCTACCGGCGGATCGAGTGCGAGGGCGGGAGCGTCGAACTCGACGTGACGTTCGAACCGCGGCTCGACTACGCGCGCGCGGACACGGCCGTCGAGCGGGACGGCGACCGACTGCGGGCGATCACCGACGGAGCGGACGGCGACGGCGGGTCTCTCGTCCTCTGGGTCGAGAACGGAGCAGACGCGTTCACCGTGGATCCGGAGGGGCGGCGTGCGACCGCGACGGTCGGGCTCGACGACGGCGACGACCGGTGGTTCGTGCTCGGGTTCGACGACTGCCCGGTCGGGACCAGGGAGACCTGCGAGCGAGCGCTCGACGAGACCGTCGGGTACTGGCGCGACTGGGCGCACGACTGCCCCGAGTCCGGGTGCGTCTTCGGCGGCCCGTGGCACGACACCGTCGTCCGATCGGGGCTCGCGCTCAAGCTCCTCACCCACCACGAGTCCGGCGCGATCGCCGCGGCGCCGACGACTTCGCTCCCCGAAGACATCGGGGGCGTCCGCAACTGGGACTACCGGTACAACTGGATCCGCGACGCGGCGTTCACCGTTCAGGCGCTCACGAACCTCGGCCACGAAGACGAGGCCCGCGAGTACTTCGAGTGGTTCCTCGACATCTGCCACGTCGACGATCCGGACGTGATCCAGCCGCTGTACGGCCTCCACGGCGACACGGACCTCGAGGAGAGAGAGCTCCCCCACCTCTCCGGTTACCGCGACTCGCAGCCGGTCCGAATCGGCAACGAGGCGGCCGAGCAACAGCAGCTCGACATCTACGGGGAACTGCTACTCGGCATCGACGAGATGGCCCGGGGCGGGATGGAGATCGACTCGGACGACTGGGCGGCGATCAGCGAGATCGTCGAGTTCGTTGCCGACTCGTGGGACGAACCCGACGCGAGCATCTGGGAGGTGCGCTGCGACCCGCAGCATTTCGTCTTCTCGAAGGTGATGTGCTGGGCCGCGATCGACCGCGGTCTGGCCATCGCCGACCGGGCGGGCTTCGACGCGCCGACCGATCGCTGGGAGTCCGCCCGCGGGTCGATCCGCGAGGCCGTTCTGGACCGGGGAGTCCACGAGGACGGCCACTTCGTCAGGGCGTTCGACGAACCGGACGCGGTCGACGCGTCGACGCTTCTGATCCCCTTCGTCGGCTTCCTCCCGTTCGACGACGATCGCGTGCGGGCCACGATCGACGTCGTCGAGGACCGCCTCGGTCGGGGGTCGGGACTGGTCGAGCGGTACGAGGGCGCGGACGGCCTCCCGGGCGAGGAAGGCGCGTTCCTCCTCTGCTCGTTCTGGCTGGTGGACGCCCTCGCGCTCTCCGGGGACGTCGAAGCGGCCGAGGAACGGTTCGAGCAGCTGCTCGACCACGCGAACTCGCTCGGTCTGCTCGCGGAGGAGATTCACCCGGAGTCGGGCGACCAGCGGGGGAACTTCCCGCAGGGATTCAGCCACATCGGTCTGATCAACTCGGCGCTGTACCTGGGCCTGGTCGACGGCGAGGAGAGCCCCGGCGTGGAACCGGTCGGCACGGCTCTCGGAGAGGGAACCGCCGTACCGGACCGGTGA
- the gfo6 gene encoding D-xylose 1-dehydrogenase Gfo6 has translation MDMERYFDEFDRRDWEEEVDDGPIRLAVIGVGWWTRDEAIPAVKESKYCETTTLVSSSTEKAEEAAELADTIDHAITYDEFHEGVAADAYDAVYVVTPNALHLEYVETAAELGKAVLCEKPMEKDAERAERMVEVCDEHDVPLMIGYRMHTEPAIRRMRDLIDAGFIGDPVQVHGHMSQQLMDMIPDPDQWRLNEELSGGATVMDIGLYPLNTTRFVLGEDPERVLASTASGDEAFSDVPDQYAAFQLEFPGDVFAACTATQSAYQTGHLRIVGERGEILLEPSFFNRDTATLTVKRGDTEAEFEFEDANQMVEEFDYFANRLLTDREIEPDGEHGLADMRIMEAIYEAGESAAAVDL, from the coding sequence ATGGATATGGAGCGCTACTTCGACGAGTTCGACCGCCGCGACTGGGAGGAGGAGGTCGACGACGGGCCGATCCGCCTCGCGGTGATCGGCGTCGGCTGGTGGACGAGAGACGAGGCGATCCCCGCGGTGAAGGAGTCGAAGTACTGCGAGACGACGACGCTCGTCAGCAGTTCGACCGAGAAGGCGGAAGAGGCCGCCGAACTGGCCGACACCATCGACCACGCCATCACGTACGACGAGTTTCACGAGGGCGTCGCCGCCGACGCCTACGACGCCGTCTACGTCGTCACGCCCAACGCGCTCCACTTGGAGTACGTCGAGACGGCCGCGGAGCTAGGGAAGGCGGTGCTCTGCGAGAAGCCGATGGAGAAGGACGCCGAACGGGCAGAGCGGATGGTCGAAGTCTGTGACGAGCACGACGTCCCGCTGATGATCGGCTACCGGATGCACACCGAACCGGCCATCCGCCGGATGCGGGACCTGATCGACGCGGGCTTTATCGGCGACCCGGTACAGGTCCACGGCCACATGTCCCAGCAGCTCATGGACATGATCCCGGACCCCGACCAGTGGCGGCTGAACGAGGAGCTCTCCGGCGGCGCGACGGTGATGGACATCGGCCTCTACCCGCTGAACACGACCCGGTTCGTCCTCGGCGAGGACCCCGAGCGCGTGCTGGCGTCGACCGCCTCCGGGGACGAGGCGTTCTCGGACGTGCCGGACCAGTACGCCGCGTTCCAGCTCGAGTTCCCGGGCGACGTGTTCGCGGCCTGTACGGCCACCCAGAGCGCCTACCAGACCGGACACCTCCGGATCGTCGGCGAACGGGGGGAGATCCTGCTCGAACCGTCCTTCTTCAACCGCGACACCGCGACGCTCACGGTCAAGCGCGGCGACACGGAGGCCGAGTTCGAGTTCGAGGACGCGAACCAGATGGTCGAGGAGTTCGACTACTTCGCCAACCGGCTGCTCACCGACCGCGAGATCGAACCCGACGGCGAGCACGGCCTCGCGGACATGCGGATCATGGAGGCGATCTACGAGGCTGGCGAGTCGGCCGCGGCGGTGGACCTGTAG
- a CDS encoding SDR family oxidoreductase, producing MDSDSDALDGRTALITGASSGIGAATARTLAADGANVVLAARREDRLAEIADEVENEYGVRAETVPTDVTDEDQVAALVETTVEEFGSLDAVVANAGLGINESVEGMSTETYRTMMGVNVDGAFFTARETVPHLRETAGTIVFIGSFAGQYPRPGNPVYAATKWWVRGFALSLAASVGGDDIGVTVVNPTEVRTEFGSEDEEMDAFEDAFEPGEVTEPSEVADAVAFAVRQEPPTATTEIDVYRRDKFSHF from the coding sequence ATGGACTCCGACAGCGACGCGCTCGACGGACGGACGGCGCTCATCACCGGGGCGAGTTCGGGCATCGGGGCGGCGACGGCCAGGACGCTCGCGGCCGACGGCGCGAACGTCGTGCTCGCGGCCCGGCGCGAGGACCGGCTCGCGGAGATCGCGGACGAAGTCGAAAACGAGTACGGCGTCCGGGCAGAGACGGTGCCGACGGACGTCACCGACGAGGACCAGGTCGCGGCGCTCGTCGAGACGACCGTCGAGGAGTTCGGCAGCCTCGACGCCGTCGTCGCCAACGCGGGTCTGGGCATCAACGAGTCGGTCGAGGGGATGTCGACCGAGACGTACCGGACGATGATGGGCGTCAACGTCGACGGGGCGTTCTTCACCGCGCGCGAGACGGTCCCGCACCTCCGCGAGACGGCGGGGACGATCGTCTTCATCGGCAGCTTTGCCGGCCAGTATCCCCGCCCCGGGAACCCCGTGTACGCCGCCACGAAGTGGTGGGTGCGCGGCTTCGCGCTGAGCCTCGCGGCGAGCGTCGGCGGGGACGACATCGGCGTCACGGTCGTCAACCCCACCGAGGTCCGCACGGAGTTCGGGTCCGAGGACGAGGAGATGGACGCCTTCGAGGACGCGTTCGAGCCCGGCGAGGTGACGGAGCCGTCGGAAGTCGCCGACGCCGTCGCCTTCGCCGTCCGACAGGAGCCGCCGACGGCGACGACCGAGATCGACGTCTACCGCCGGGACAAGTTCAGCCACTTCTGA
- a CDS encoding TOBE domain-containing protein produces MDGEFETRLSVDGATVDERDVELLRGVDEHGSIHAAAGALERSYARMQQRIVDLEDAVGPLVERRRGGAGGGGSELTDTARGLLRRFDRLETAFEGVASVDESVFSGTVVERTGELATVDTAAGRIRAIAPPDADAVSVSVRSDAVTLTDPADSPDPGETSARNRFEGTVSAVEEGEAVASVAVNVGGGTPLRALVTRNSVEKLSLEPGRAVVATFKATATRGVPKE; encoded by the coding sequence GTGGACGGCGAGTTCGAGACGCGGCTGTCGGTCGACGGTGCGACGGTCGACGAGCGCGACGTCGAACTGCTGCGCGGCGTGGACGAACACGGGTCGATCCACGCCGCCGCCGGGGCGCTGGAGCGGTCGTACGCGCGGATGCAACAGCGGATCGTCGACCTAGAGGACGCGGTCGGCCCGCTCGTCGAACGCCGGCGCGGCGGCGCTGGCGGCGGCGGGAGCGAACTCACCGACACCGCCCGCGGGCTGCTCCGGCGGTTCGACCGCTTGGAGACCGCGTTCGAGGGCGTCGCCAGCGTCGACGAGTCGGTGTTCTCGGGGACCGTCGTCGAGCGGACCGGCGAGCTCGCCACCGTCGACACCGCGGCGGGCCGCATCCGGGCGATCGCGCCGCCGGACGCCGACGCGGTGTCGGTGAGCGTCCGGTCGGACGCGGTCACGCTCACCGACCCCGCGGACAGCCCGGACCCGGGCGAGACCAGCGCCCGGAACCGCTTCGAGGGAACCGTCAGTGCGGTCGAAGAGGGCGAAGCGGTGGCGAGCGTCGCAGTGAACGTGGGCGGCGGGACGCCGCTCCGGGCGCTCGTCACCCGGAACAGCGTGGAGAAGCTATCCCTCGAACCCGGGCGCGCGGTGGTCGCGACGTTCAAGGCGACCGCGACGCGGGGCGTGCCCAAGGAGTGA